CCGCCCCCTTTTCGTGGCCCctccccccatcccctcacaCGCGGCTCCTCCCCCTCCgagcccctcccccccccccccctcgGTTAATTTTGATACCTCGAGACGACGATTAAAGGACGGATGTTTGTAATTGGTGCCTGGTCGGGggggggaggggctgagggaccCTCGCCCATCCCCCACAATggtgtttttggggggggggagggggggacacGCCCAAGATGGCGGCAGACATAAACCACAATCCAATATGGCCGCTGCAATAAACCACAATCCAAGATGGCCGCTGCAATAAACCACAATCCAAGATGGCAGCAACAATAAATCACAAGCCAAGATGGCCACACAAACCACAATCCAATATGGCCGCTGCAATAAACCACAATCCAATATGGCGGCACTAATATACCACAATCCAAGATGGCGGCTCCCATACACGGTAACCCAATATGGCTGCCCACTTACATcctctcaagatggcggctccCTTACACCACAATCCAAGATGGCGGCTCCCATGAACCACAATCCAAGATGGCGGCTCCCATGAACCACAATCCAAGATGGCTGCCCACTTACATCCTTCCAAGATGGCCGCACCAATAAACCACAGTCCAATATGGCAGCACTAATATACTACGATCCAAGATGGCGGCTCCCTTACATGCACCCAATATGGCGGCCCCCATACACGGTAATCCAATATGGCTGCCCACTTACATCCTCCCAAGATGGCGGCACCAATAAACCGCAATCCAAGATGGTGTCTCCTATAACCCCAATCCAAGATGGCGGCCCCCTTATACTCAATCCAAGATGGCGGCTCCCATACATCACACTCCAAGATGGcggcccccagccctgccccacccaACATGGCCGCCCGCTCCCGTTACAAAATTCACGACTCtgctcccaaaaaaatctcctttattCCCCAAAGCTCCGCCCCCTGCCCCGCGGTGGGCGTGGTCAGTGCGCGCCGGGGGGCGGGGCCTCCTCGGGATTGGACAGCGCCAGGCGGGGCGGGGCCAGGGCGGAGCCGGGCGGGCGCCGCCCGTTCACCACCAGCGACAGCGGGGACGAGACGCGGATCCCCAGGAAGGAGAAGGTCTGGGGAGAaaaccagtacggaccagtacagaccagtataaaccagtatgaactggtacagaccagtacagaccagtatgaaccagtatGAACCGGTACAGACCAGTATGAACCGGTACAgaccagtatgaaccagtatGAACCGGTacagaccagtataaaccagtatgaaCCGGTACAgaccagtatgaaccagtacagaccagtacagaccagtatgaaccagtatgaaccagtacagaccagtatgaACCGGTACAgaccagtatgaaccagtaCAGAACAGTATGAACCACTACAgaccagtatgaaccagtaCAGAACAGTATGAACCACTACAgaccagtatgaaccagtatGAACCGGTACAGACCAGTATGAACCGGtacagaccagtacagaccagtatgaAGCGGTACAgaccagtatgaaccagtatgaaccagtacagaccagtatgaaccagtatGATCCGGTACAGACCAGTATGAACCGGTacagaccagtataaaccagtacagaccagtataaaccagtacagaACAGTATGAACCACTACAGACCAGTACAAATTAATAGAaaccagtatgaaccagtatggaccagtacagaccagtatgaATGAGTACAGACCAGTATAACCCACTacagaccagtataaaccagtacaaaccagtacaaaccagtaaccccaaatccctttttaacccatttttaaccctttctcctccatttttaaccctttctccTCCATTTTTTCACCCAATTTTCACCCGTTTTTCCCCGTTTTTTCCCCGTTTCTCCCCGTTTCACCCCTCCCAGTACAcaccagtacaaaccagtgaccccaaatccctttttaacccatttttaaccctttctcctccttttttaaCCCTTTCTCCTCCATTTTTCACCCAGTTTTCACCCAATTTTCACCGTTTTTCCCCGTTTTTTTCGCCGTTTATCCCCGTTTTTCCCCTCCCAGTACAcaccagtacaaaccagtgaccccaaatccctttttaacccatttttaaccctttctccttcatttttaaccctttctccTCCATTTCTCACCCAATTTTCACCGTTTTTTCACCACGTTTTTTCGCCATTTCTCCCCGTTTCACCCCTCCCAGTACAcaccagtacaaaccagtaaccccaaatccctttttaacacatttttaaccctttctccTCCATTTCTCACCCAATTTTCAACTGTTTTTCCCCGTTTTTTCGCCGTTTCTCCCCGTTTCACCCCTCCCAGTACAcaccagtacaaaccagtaaccccaaatccctttttaacacatttttaaccctttctccTCCATTTCTCACCCAATTTTCAACTGTTTTTCCCCGTTTTTTTCGCCGTTTCTCCCCGTTTCACCCCTCCCAGTGCAcaccagtacaaaccagtaaccccaaatcccttttaacccatttttaaccctttctccTCCATTTTTCACCCATTTTTCACCCAATTTTCACCgttttttccccgttttttcGCCGTTTCTCCCCGTTTcacccctcccagtgccccccagtgccccccgGCGCCCCCCGGCGCCCACCTGGCCCTGGTGCTGGTGCAGGTGCTGGGTCAGCAGCGGGTCGGGCACGCCCAGCGCGTCGCCCACGGTCACGCCCCAGGCGGGGGCCGCGTTGTACACGGTGATGGCGGCCACGGCCCCGCCCCCGTCCTGCAGCCCCACGCAGCTGTGACGTCACGGGGGGGCGGGGTCAcggggggggggcggggcctgcTGCCCCTCCCGGTGAGCAACAGcccctcccagttcctcccagttcctcccagttccctcccaatccatcccagtccctcccactGCCATCCCAGTTcacccccagtccctcccagttcctcccagtccctcccactcccatcccagtttatccccagtccctcccagttcatcccagctccccccaatccatcccagtcccatccaatcccctcccagttccctcccagttcctcccagttcctcccactcccatcccagtccatcccagtccatcccaggttatcccagtccctcccagttctcACTAGGGCACGCCCCCTGGCTGAACAGGACCctccccagtccatcccagtccatcccagtccatcccagttctCACTAGGCATGCCCCCAGGCTGAACAGGACCctccccagtccatcccagtccatcccagtccctcccagttctcACTAGGGCACGCCCCCGGGCGGGGCCAGGCTGAACAGGACCCGGCCCAGCAGGACCCGCTGGGGGTTGGGCCCGGGGCGCAGCGCCGCGATGGGGGAGGGGCGcggcccccccgcccccccccagCGGGCCCAGCAGGGGGAGGGGCACCGGCCCGGCCACGCCCCGGCGCCGCTTCCCGCGCAGCTTCCCCTGGGGGAGGGGCGGGGTCAGCGGCGGACACGCCCACCGCCGGCCCACCGGtgctcccagttcatcccagttcataccagtccctcccagttcatcccagctcatcccaatccataccagttcatcccagttcatcccagtccctcccagttcatcccagctcatcccaattCATACCAGTTCATCCaagtccctcccagtttatcccagtccatcccagtccctcccagtccatcccagtccatcccaatccatcccagtccctcccagttcacCCCAATCCCTTCCAGTCCCTCCCACtccatcccagtctctcccagtccatcccagttcatcacagtccatcccagtccccccagtgaccccccaagtccatcccattccctcccagtccatcccagtttaatcccagtccatcccagtttatcccagtttgtcccagtttatcccagtaCCCGGCTCTCCAGCAGGGCGCACAGCCGGCTCAGGAACTCCAGCAGGTTCCGGTGCCATTTGCACAgccccagtccatcccagtttatcccagtttatcccagtttatcccagtttatcccagtaCCCGGCTCTCCAGCAGGGCGCACAGCCGGCTCAGGAACTCCAGCAGGTTCCGGTGCCGTTTCCGCGGCTCCTCCCAGCCCGGGGCCAGCTCGGCAGCGCGGCTGAGCCCGTCCAGGGCGGCCTGGAACCGCTCCAGGtactgcaggagctgcaccagtgctcccagtgagGGTTAAACTGGGACTGCCCAGCCTGGAACCGCTCCAGGtactgcaggagctgcaccagtgctcccagtgagGGTTAAACTGGGACTGCCCAGCCTGGAACCGCTCCAGGtactgcaggagctgcaccagtgctcccagtgagGGTTAAACTGGGACTGCCCTGCCCCCCATGGCCCCGCCCCCATGGCCCCGCCCCCGTTAGCCCCGCCCCCGTTAGCCCCGCCCCCATGGCCCCGCCCCCCGGCTCACCGTGGCGCGGTTCAGGTGCAGGTCGGGGttggcggcggccgcggggtCCACGCGCTCCTGGGGGGCGGGGCGGGGTCAGGACACGCCCACAATCCGTGTGTGCCACTCCCATTTCCTTATATGGTGTGGCCACGCCCCCCCTCAGCCACACCCACAGGTTGCCGTGTCGCtgtttccctcccttttccttaTATGGCATGACCACGCCCATGTTTCTATGCTCCTCCCATTTCCCTACATGGTATAGCCACGCCCACCTGTGTGTGctcctcccttttccttatATGGTATAGCCACGCCCACCTGTGTATGctcctcccctttccttgtACGGTATAGCCACGCCCACCTGTGTGTGCTCCTCCCTTTTCCTTACATGGTGTGGCCACGCCCATGTCTCTATGCTCCTCCCATTCCCGTATATGGTGTAGCCACGCCCACCTCTGTGTGCTCCTCCCTTTTCCTTACATGGTGTGGCCACGCCCATGTCTCTATGCTCCTCCCATTCCCTTATATGGTATAGCCACGCCCATTTTTCTATGCTCCTCCCATTCCCTTATATGGTGTAGCCACGCCCATTTTTCTATGCTCCTCCCATTCCCTTATATGGTATAGCCACGCCCACATCTCTATGCTCCTCCCCTTTCCTTATATGGTGTAACCAAGTCCCCTCagccacacccacacacactccccagtccctcccagtccctcccagtcccatcccagtccctcccagtcccatcccagtctccccatcccatcccagtcccccagtccccccagtttGTCTCACCGCCTGCCCGTACGCTGCCAGGGCTCTGCGGGCGCTGCCGGGGCTCTGCCCCCCCGCGAAGAACAGCGACACGTGGGCGTTGCCCAGCACGTCTGGGGGGACACCTGGGTGAgcctggggcacctgggcacacctggggcacacctgagtgtgcctgggcacacctgagatacacctgagtgcacctggggcacacctgggtacacctgagacacacctgagtgcacctggggcacacctgggtacacctgagcacacctgggcacacctggctaCATCTGTGGTACACCTGaatacacctgggtacacctgagtacacctgggcacacctgagatacacctgagtGCACCTG
This sequence is a window from Oenanthe melanoleuca isolate GR-GAL-2019-014 chromosome 25, OMel1.0, whole genome shotgun sequence. Protein-coding genes within it:
- the TTC5 gene encoding LOW QUALITY PROTEIN: tetratricopeptide repeat protein 5 (The sequence of the model RefSeq protein was modified relative to this genomic sequence to represent the inferred CDS: deleted 1 base in 1 codon) translates to MAAAEEEAAAAAESEEGERGDEEALERLEALVTHLYRFRDALPVPDAAGDRPGDTPGDTPGDTPGDTPGAAGDAGAKPGAKPCDTPGDTPGDTPGDTPGDALVAEMERTLKLMEEIQVSPSARGRALLLRARALGVAPAVGGARAEQLLGHALKLEPALGAAWRQLGEQRWRRGDLSGARAAFGGALQQGEDPEARRLLSMALRAQGAGPGPRGAGPGAGGAGPGPGGGALQESLAQAEAAVRSDPRDGRSWYVLGNAHVSLFFAGGQSPGSARRALAAYGQAERVDPAAAANPDLHLNRATLLQYLERFQAALDGLSRAAELAPGWEEPRKRHRNLLEFLSRLCALLESRGKLRGKRRRGVAGPVPLPLLGPLGGAGGPRPSPIAALRPGPNPQRVLLGRVLFSLAPPGGVPYCVGLQDGGGAVAAITVYNAAPAWGVTVGDALGVPDPLLTQHLHQHQGQTFSFLGIRVSSPLSLVVNGRRPPGSALAPPRLALSNPEEAPPPGAH